The Panicum virgatum strain AP13 chromosome 5K, P.virgatum_v5, whole genome shotgun sequence genome has a window encoding:
- the LOC120709679 gene encoding LOW QUALITY PROTEIN: uncharacterized protein LOC120709679 (The sequence of the model RefSeq protein was modified relative to this genomic sequence to represent the inferred CDS: inserted 2 bases in 1 codon; substituted 1 base at 1 genomic stop codon), which translates to MAPEASAGSARQISRGRGQELRWHGGRLRERRAPGGCRSDRSCRAESLPSLSYPPPLLPVSTSAPPAPRRRLLLPRDTDPVRGTAQRGRRQDLRRPGSPGAARRRRTTHRRGHLYNPDDRAPLRAMLELKRHPRVEANVSRIEEIEEPLYPALALACSNDPAGLSGVDSPIVRLVIGEDGVGEDAAPFICIGGFRQTRAIYELEDGGLVLEFDETRFDFGTSYKLECDXAXPDRGKEVLERLLTVAAVLLFARGVWKMERALPAAMLREKLPRFLS; encoded by the exons ATGGCACCGGAGGCCTCGGCAGGCTCGGCCCGCCAGATCTCGCGCGGGCGGGGGCAAGAGCTGCGGTGGCACGGCGGGCGGCTGCGAGAGAGGCGTGCGCCTGGAGGGTGCAGAAGCGACCGGAGTTGCAGAGCTGAGTCCCTCCCTTCGCTCTCCTacccgcctcccctgctccccgtCTCCACCAGCGCTCCtcctgctccccgccgccgtctcTTGCTCCCTCGGGATACAGATCCGGTGCGGGGCACGGCTCAGAGGGGGAGGAGGCAAGATCTGCGACGGCCTGGCAGTCCGGGagccgcgcggcgccgccgcacgaCCCATCGCCGCGGCCACCTCTACAACCCCGACGACCGTGCGCCTCTCCGAGCGATGCTTGAACTCAAGCGCCACCCACGCGTCGAAGCCAACGTCAGCCGCATCGAGGAGATCGAGGAGCCGCTCTAccccgccctcgccctcgcctgcTCCAACGATCCCGCGGGACTCAGCGGGGTTGACTCCCCGATTGTCCGCCTTGTCATTGGCGAGGACGGTGTCGGAGAGGACGCCGCGCCCTTCATCTGCATCGGCGGGTTCCGGCAGACGCGTGCCATCTACGAGCTCGAGGATGGCGGCCTCGTGCTGGAGTTCGATGAGACGCGGTTCGACTTTGGGACCAGCTACAAGCTCGAGTGCGA GGCCTAGCCTGACCGGGGCAAGGAGGTGCTGGAGCGCCTTCTCACAGTGGCCGCCGTGCTGTTGTTCGCTAGGGGCGTGTGGAAGATGGAGAGGGCACTGCCGGCTGCGATGCTACGGGAGAAGCTGCCCAGGTTCCTCTCC
- the LOC120706214 gene encoding uncharacterized protein LOC120706214: MSIRMETMKAERLAQYPAMKFSSWLSSLQLQAMCALMAILVAITVSCSVVVHCSKVDEEDSNAPIHGAPVAHHHLDGGRRGLAPPPPRGGPPRAYFIVPPPPPPQRRRV; this comes from the exons ATGTCCATTCGAATGGAGACGATGAAGGCAGAGAGGCTAGCACAGTATCCTGCGATGAAGTTCTCTTCTTGGTTGTCTTCCCTGCAGCTGCAGGCCATGTGCGCGCTGATGGCGATCCTCGTGGCCATCACCGTCTCCTGCTCCGTCGTCGTCCACTGCTCCAAGGTTGATGAAGAAGACTCCAACGCCCCCATCCATG GTGCTCCCGTAGCTCATCATCATCTGGACGGAGGTCGCCGGggcttggcgccgccgccgccgcgcggcggccCCCCGCGCGCGTACTTCATCGTGCCGCCACCCCCGCCTCCACAGCGGCGCCGCGTTTAG